A genomic region of Oryza glaberrima chromosome 1, OglaRS2, whole genome shotgun sequence contains the following coding sequences:
- the LOC127752475 gene encoding probable sugar phosphate/phosphate translocator At1g06470 — protein sequence MGDCVVVENGHPIPKEEDAPVVAVERLPEGAGKPREEGSRGQRKQGGIRREPSFSRWCKDPSAMSNAPPGGASPASAASDDDSEEFELPLLPSDSGGGGGSHLPMDIEAGAAARSDDLPISPWLIAKVIALIVSWYTLSTCLTLYNKEMLGKHMWKFPAPFLMNTVHFTMQAVASRVIVWFQHRGLEGAASAMTWRDYFLRVVPTALATALDINLSNISLVFITVTFATMCKSAAPIFILLFAFLFRLEKPSFNLLGIILIVSFGVLLTVAKETEFNLWGFVFIMLAAVMSGFRWCMTQILLQKEEYGLRNPFTLMSYVTPVMAITTAILSIAMDPWHDVRASHFFDNSTHIIRSSLLMLLGGALAFFMVLTEYVLVSVTSAVTVTVAGIVKEAVTILVAVLFFNDTFTWLKGLGLGIIIFGVSLFNLYKYHRFKKGHRNKNCDKNPQTSSGASKYVILDDDDMENQGNSG from the exons ATGGGGGACTGCGTCGTCGTCGAGAATGGCCACCCCATCCCgaaggaggaggacgcgccgGTGGTAGCCGTGGAGCGCCTCCCGGAGGGCGCCGGGAAGCCGCGGGAGGAGGGGAGTAGAGGGCAGAGGAAACAGGGCGGGATCCGCAGGGAGCCGTCGTTCTCGCGGTGGTGCAAGGACCCCTCCGCCATGTCCAATGCCCCCCCTGGGGGCGCCTCCCCTGCCTCGGCGGCCAGCGACGACGATTCCGAGGAGTTCGAGCTTCCGCTTCTGCCCTCCgatagtggcggcggcggcggcagccactTGCCGATGGATATTGAGGCGGGGGCAGCGGCGAGATCTGATGACCTCCCGATTTCGCCGTGGTTGATCGCGAAGGTTATTGCGCTAATTGTGAGTTGGTACACGCTGAGCACCTGCTTGACGCT GTATAACAAGGAGATGCTGGGGAAGCACATGTGGAAGTTCCCAGCGCCATTCCTGATGAACACGGTGCATTTCACGATGCAGGCTGTGGCATCGAGGGTGATCGTATGGTTCCAGCACCGGGGCCTGGAGGGAGCGGCTAGTGCAATGACATGGAGAGATTACTTTCTGCGAG TTGTCCCAACAGCTTTGGCTACTGCTCTTGACATAAATTTGAGCAACATTTCACTTGTTTTCATCACTGTAACATTTGCTACAATG TGTAAATCTGCAGCTCCAATTTTCATTCTTCTGTTTGCCTTTTTGTTTAG GCTAGAGAAGCCCAGCTTTAACCTTCTTGGAATCATACTGATTGTTTCCTTTGGAGTTCTACTAACAG TTGCTAAAGAGACAGAATTCAATCTTTGGGGATTTGTATTTATTATGCTTGCTGCTGTTATGTCTGGTTTCCGCTGGTGCATGACACAGATTCTCCTCCAG AAAGAGGAATATG GATTAAGAAATCCCTTTACGTTGATGAGTTATGTTACCCCGGTTATGGCAATAACAACTGCAATTCTTTCTATTGCGATGGATCCATGGCACGACGTCAGGGCAAGCCACTTTTTTGATAATTCAACTCACATAATAAGGAGCAGCTTATTGATGCTTCTTGGTGGTGCTTTGGCCTTTTTCATG GTTTTGACAGAATATGTTCTGGTTTCTGTAACAAGTGCTGTAACAGTGACCGTAGCTGGGATTGTGAAGGAAGCGGTCACTATTTTG GTTGCTGTGCTTTTCTTCAATGATACATTTACCTGGTTAAAGGGGCTTGGGCTGGGAATAATAATATTTGGTGTCAGTctattcaacttatacaa GTATCATAGGTTCAAGAAAGGCCATCGTAATAAGAATTGTGACAAGAACCCCCAAACTTCTAGCGGTGCTTCAAAATATGTTATCCTTGATGATGACGATATGGAAAACCAGGGTAATTCAGGCTGA